The following proteins are co-located in the Triticum aestivum cultivar Chinese Spring chromosome 1A, IWGSC CS RefSeq v2.1, whole genome shotgun sequence genome:
- the LOC123179810 gene encoding uncharacterized protein translates to MATAASSSRVAAVAEHDDKNEPARPLAIPHPYAHPAASDVDEAAQTATGWRSVQYLRKRRRCLLCCGGCCVATAVIVGILILALSLTVFKVKDPRLTMNGVSLAALRSGPGTGLADPVATNATLTADVSIENDNIASFRFSPSATEVYLDGRTVSVAYVPGGRVGAHGSVRMNVTVDILADRLSQAVNATGLLLGQQYNLTTYTEMDGTVKVLGIYKKDLEIRMNCSITVEVGGFAGVLVSGAPAGVHTNGVNCVAHVS, encoded by the coding sequence ATGGCGACCGCCGCTTCGTCGAGCAGggtggccgcggtggcggagcacgACGACAAGAACGAGCCGGCGAGGCCCCTGGCCATCCCTCACCCGTACGCCCACCCGGCCGCCAGCGACGTGGACGAGGCGGCGCAGACGGCGACGGGGTGGCGCTCCGTGCAGTACCTCCGGAAGAGGCGCCGCTGCCTGCTCTGCTGCGGCGGCTGCTGCGTGGCCACCGCGGTCATCGTCGGCATCCTCATCCTTGCGCTCTCGCTCACCGTGTTCAAGGTCAAGGACCCGCGCCTCACCATGAACGGCGTCTCCCTCGCCGCCCTCAGGTCCGGCCCCGGCACGGGGCTCGCCGACCCCGTCGCCACCAACGCCACGCTCACCGCCGACGTCTCGATCGAGAACGACAACATCGCGTCGTTCCGGTTCTCCCCGAGCGCCACGGAGGTGTACCTCGACGGGCGGACGGTGAGCGTCGCGTACGTGCCCGGCGGCCGCGTCGGCGCCCACGGGAGCGTGCGCATGAACGTGACGGTGGACATCCTCGCCGACCGGCTGTCGCAGGCGGTCAACGCCACCGGCCTGCTGCTCGGCCAGCAGTACAACCTGACGACGTACACGGAGATGGACGGCACGGTGAAGGTGCTGGGGATCTACAAGAAGGATCTCGAGATCAGGATGAACTGCTCCATCACCGTGGAGGTAGGGGGCTTCGCCGGCGTGCTCGTGTCCGGGGCCCCGGCCGGCGTGCACACCAACGGCGTGAACTGCGTCGCACATGTGAGCTGA